In the genome of bacterium, the window GATATATCGATGCAGAGGATTTTGGGATCGCTGTCGGGGAGATGGGGATCCAGAAGAGACCCTAGCTATGGCATATGAATATCTGGCAGATAGCGGCTACGGTGCTGAGATAGTCTTGCGAGAGGTTGGTCTTTGGACAGAAACTTTGCGCCTTTCCGAATGGGTAGGGCGTTTTTAATTGAAACGAGTATACTTAGGGGCATGGTTATTATTGGTATCGATCCCGGCACGGCGACGACGGGTTTCGGCGTGATAGAAGTTGATGGACACACGCGTCGCGCGATTGATTATGGAGTGATTTCGACTGACAAGTCTCTCGAACACGCCAAGCGTCTGCAGATTTTGTACCGGGACTTACAGCATTTACTGAACAAGCACGCACCGAGTATCGCCGGGGTAGAGAAACTGTATTTTTCGACCAATGTGACGACGGCCATGAAGGTCGGTGAGGCACGCGGTGTGGTGCTGCTTGCCTTACAACAGGCAGGTGTATTAGTGCATGAGTTTACGCCATTGCAAATTAAGCAGGCTACCACGGGTTATGGTCGGGCAAAGAAGCCGCAGATGCAGCAGATGGTACAACGCCTTCTGGGGCTCGATGCAATACCGAAGCCCGATGATGCTGCTGACGCACTAGCTATAGCCCTAGCTGCAGCATAAAAAACCACGTTAATTGA includes:
- the ruvC gene encoding crossover junction endodeoxyribonuclease RuvC, with the translated sequence MVIIGIDPGTATTGFGVIEVDGHTRRAIDYGVISTDKSLEHAKRLQILYRDLQHLLNKHAPSIAGVEKLYFSTNVTTAMKVGEARGVVLLALQQAGVLVHEFTPLQIKQATTGYGRAKKPQMQQMVQRLLGLDAIPKPDDAADALAIALAAA